One region of Streptomyces davaonensis JCM 4913 genomic DNA includes:
- a CDS encoding DUF742 domain-containing protein — protein MTGRPGGRPLVPAYLSTGGVARPSRPQLERLSVLSGSGEPAPTGLTAAELALLDALDGGSLTVVEAAAHLRLPVSAVRVLAGALLDRDLVLARAPIPTAERFDPDLLKRVADGLRALKHD, from the coding sequence ATGACCGGCCGCCCGGGCGGCCGTCCGCTGGTCCCCGCGTATCTGTCGACCGGCGGCGTGGCCCGGCCCAGCCGCCCCCAGCTGGAGCGGCTCTCGGTGCTCTCCGGCAGCGGCGAGCCCGCGCCGACCGGTCTGACCGCCGCCGAACTGGCCCTGCTGGACGCCTTGGACGGCGGCTCCCTGACGGTGGTGGAGGCCGCGGCGCACTTACGGCTGCCGGTCTCCGCCGTACGGGTGCTGGCCGGTGCGCTGCTGGACCGGGACCTGGTCCTCGCCCGCGCCCCTATCCCGACCGCCGAACGCTTCGACCCCGACCTGCTGAAGAGAGTGGCCGATGGCCTTCGCGCCCTCAAGCACGACTAG
- a CDS encoding cytochrome P450 family protein, translating into MTTYPTTQQTFSRSAPVRLWEDGFALDPYRYYADLRAQGPVGWAELAPGVPAYVVTDRRAALDLLHDTETFSHDPRPWEATVADDSPVLGMMRWRPNTLFADGTAHVRYRTALLDAFDRVEPHDLRSRVHRAVRLLVGRIGPRGKADLVVDFARPLMALVFNDLFGLPDSASDRLNSALGKMMEGGAEAAEGEAEFGGYVLELIAAKAERRGEDLPSWLLDHPAGLTPEEVTWQVFLTLGAGHEPTANLVSNALSRILGNPSYYSTLTSGARPVMDAVVEVLHHETPLANYGIHYARTPVTFHGAWIRAAVPVVISYGALAHAAEQDHGARRHPGDASHLSWSAGPHACPVKQHTLLIATEAIERLTQWLPDLDPVLPRERLTWRPGPFHRSLTGLPVRFSPRSPDLPGGPS; encoded by the coding sequence GTGACCACCTACCCCACCACCCAGCAGACCTTCTCCCGCTCGGCGCCCGTACGCCTGTGGGAGGACGGCTTCGCCCTCGACCCGTATCGCTACTACGCCGATCTGCGCGCCCAAGGTCCGGTCGGCTGGGCCGAGTTGGCGCCGGGCGTGCCCGCGTACGTGGTCACCGACCGGCGGGCGGCGCTGGATCTGCTGCACGACACGGAGACGTTCTCGCACGATCCGCGGCCCTGGGAGGCGACGGTCGCCGACGACTCGCCGGTGCTCGGCATGATGCGCTGGCGGCCCAACACCCTGTTCGCCGACGGCACCGCGCACGTCCGCTACCGGACCGCCCTGCTCGACGCCTTCGACCGGGTCGAACCGCACGATCTGCGGTCCCGGGTGCACCGCGCGGTACGGCTGCTGGTGGGGCGGATCGGACCGCGCGGCAAGGCGGACCTGGTGGTCGACTTCGCCCGGCCGCTGATGGCGCTGGTCTTCAACGACCTGTTCGGTCTCCCCGACAGCGCGAGTGACCGGCTCAACTCGGCACTCGGCAAGATGATGGAGGGCGGCGCCGAAGCGGCCGAGGGCGAGGCGGAGTTCGGCGGCTATGTGCTGGAGCTCATCGCGGCCAAGGCCGAGCGGCGCGGCGAGGACCTGCCGAGCTGGCTGCTGGACCATCCGGCGGGACTCACCCCCGAGGAGGTCACCTGGCAGGTCTTCCTCACTCTGGGCGCCGGGCACGAGCCGACGGCGAACCTGGTGTCCAACGCGCTCTCCCGCATCCTCGGCAACCCCTCCTACTACTCCACGCTGACCAGCGGGGCGCGCCCGGTGATGGACGCCGTGGTGGAAGTGCTGCACCACGAGACGCCGCTGGCGAACTACGGCATCCACTACGCCCGCACCCCGGTGACCTTCCACGGCGCGTGGATCAGGGCCGCGGTCCCGGTCGTCATCTCCTACGGGGCGCTCGCGCACGCCGCCGAGCAGGACCACGGCGCCCGGCGGCACCCCGGGGACGCCTCCCATCTGTCCTGGTCGGCGGGGCCGCACGCCTGCCCGGTCAAGCAGCACACGCTGCTCATCGCGACGGAGGCGATCGAGCGGCTCACCCAGTGGCTGCCCGATCTCGACCCCGTCCTGCCGCGCGAGCGCCTGACCTGGCGGCCGGGTCCGTTCCACCGTTCGCTGACCGGCCTGCCCGTGCGGTTCAGCCCTCGCTCCCCCGATCTGCCTGGAGGCCCCTCGTGA
- a CDS encoding GTP-binding protein, producing the protein MAFAPSSTTSGIHLPEDARDLVKILVAGPFGVGKTTLIDSVSEIRPLHTEERLSEASAPVDDLAGVREKATTTVAIDFGRISLNGGIVLYLFGTPGQERFRSLWDDIAYGALGALVLVDSRRIDASFDVLGLVEESGLPYAVAFNTFPDSPGHYTEEQLRAALDLEPGTPMVTCDARDTNSSVDALLALVQHLIDRHPPETR; encoded by the coding sequence ATGGCCTTCGCGCCCTCAAGCACGACTAGCGGCATCCACCTGCCCGAGGACGCCCGTGACCTGGTGAAGATCCTGGTCGCGGGCCCCTTCGGGGTGGGCAAGACCACGCTGATCGACTCCGTCTCGGAGATCCGGCCGCTGCACACCGAGGAGCGGCTCAGTGAGGCGTCCGCGCCGGTGGACGACCTGGCCGGGGTACGGGAGAAGGCGACGACCACGGTCGCCATCGACTTCGGCCGGATCAGCCTGAACGGCGGGATCGTGCTCTACCTGTTCGGCACACCCGGCCAGGAGCGGTTCCGCTCCCTGTGGGACGACATCGCCTACGGCGCCCTCGGCGCGCTGGTCCTGGTGGACAGCCGCCGCATCGACGCGTCCTTCGACGTGCTCGGTCTGGTCGAGGAGAGCGGACTGCCCTACGCCGTCGCCTTCAACACCTTCCCTGACTCGCCGGGCCACTACACCGAGGAGCAGTTGCGCGCCGCACTGGACCTGGAGCCGGGCACGCCGATGGTGACCTGCGACGCGCGCGACACCAACTCCTCCGTGGACGCGCTGCTCGCGCTGGTCCAGCATCTGATCGACCGCCACCCTCCGGAGACCCGGTGA
- a CDS encoding roadblock/LC7 domain-containing protein: MTGREAGDTAWVLDPILEVPHVVAAVLLTRDGLVTGYTDRLTQPSAERVAAITSTVQGACRTAAAAFADRERAEVRQVVIESDHGYVLIVPTDHGTCVAAYGDVEVRLDLLAHRVHSQVARLGEKAMAAAPRGTDGGAPE; this comes from the coding sequence ATGACCGGCCGCGAAGCAGGAGACACGGCGTGGGTTCTGGATCCGATCCTCGAGGTGCCGCATGTCGTGGCCGCCGTGCTGCTCACCCGGGACGGCCTCGTCACCGGGTACACCGACAGGCTCACCCAGCCGTCGGCCGAGCGGGTGGCCGCCATCACCAGCACCGTGCAGGGGGCCTGCCGTACCGCCGCGGCCGCCTTCGCCGACCGGGAGCGGGCCGAGGTGCGCCAGGTCGTCATCGAGTCGGACCACGGGTACGTGCTGATCGTGCCGACGGACCACGGCACCTGTGTCGCCGCGTACGGCGATGTCGAGGTGCGCCTTGACCTGCTGGCGCACCGGGTGCACTCGCAGGTGGCGCGGCTCGGCGAGAAGGCGATGGCCGCCGCACCCAGAGGGACCGACGGCGGCGCGCCGGAATGA